Genomic segment of Glandiceps talaboti chromosome 17, keGlaTala1.1, whole genome shotgun sequence:
ttcctcctgcattaacactgaacccatgagcgatggccctcactggacttcttgggagacaagtgtttatatgcttaaagaactatccagtataaataaagattattacatTTCTCTAAAATGACCTCTATTAAAACTTTCATGTTTCGACTctaaacaatattttcaaattcacaCGAATTTATTCTGAATAAGACAGGTGGCATTATAAAAAACTATTTTCTCTTCATCAGAACTGCAGCTATTCTCTTCAAAGCTGGAAATAATacggaaagaaagaaagaatgatttatgaaagaaaaaatgcacaagctgagtttattcATGGGGTGGGGTAGTTAGTGCTGCATAATAAAAGGGTCCCTAAAGTATTCTACATTTGCTACTTATAGAatactagactctctcacagtccttggagctttacattactaaaattaaagctaaacaatttattttgtatgtaccgatagcAGCTAtataaccgtactcgaatatccttgtactgtgtgccctcatTAACCCCATatatagagataaccattcgttgacgtgggactgcgacgctccgtgtatTCGCGAAGCCTGAGAGAGAGCTCCACGGACTGTGAGAGAATCTAATAGACTTCATGCATTCATGGTAATACCAACAATCCTAAGTGGACACACATTGCATCTTGGGTAGTTGTCAACTGgtgcttcatttacatatttggtAGGGTTTCTTTTGTTCCTATTTTATAGTATGCAAAAGAATGCCTGAGAGTAGAAATAACAAACACCctatcaaatatgtaaatgaaatacCAGTTATTTTCTTATGTCTGGAACAAAAAATTGCAACAAAGCTGTTTTTGTATTCCCTTGTTAGACAACTGTATGCTTAttatatttgtaagttttaaAGAAAAACCCATACTCCTGTGTTAGTCTTCTGGTAAGTTTATTTATAATATGCCATCATTTTTCACAATTTATTCATCACAATCATGTGATACATTGATCAAATCTTGTCTCTTCTGTGTTTCCAAGACAACAAACATGTACCAGGAGTTCGTGGCATTAATTTACAATTACCCTAGAAACCATTTTTGTAACCactactcccccccccccccctcctccatGTGCTAAGAAGTCTCAGTTGCACCATACACACCTTTGTCTTGCCAATCTCTTGGTATAGTAAATACCATTCTAAACCAGCCAGGTTCACTACAAAAGAATCCCTTGCCTGCTGGAATGTAGACACCACAATCTAGGAACTCCTGGTATAACAATAACTCATTCTCAAATGTGAGTGGAGATATGTACTGTGTAGACAAAACAAAAGAGTATTATTAATTAAGTAAGATATCTAAATATACAGTAACATCTTCACAAGCACTAATAGTAATGAAATTCCTACTCCTGAAGTGAATCCCAAATATTTGCCGACATCTCGTCAggattgtcaggggtgtactacaatggacCGTGAGTTTAACAGTTGGTCTGAGGACTTAGTGTTTTAACAGTTGGCCTCAGGACTTGGTGTTTTAACAGTTGGCGTCAGGGCATTGTGTTTTAACATCTGGTCTGAGGACTTTGTGTTTTAACATCTGGTCTGAGGACTTTGTGTTTTAACACCTGGTCTGAGGACTTTGTGTTTTAACACCTGGTCTGAGGACTTTGTGGTTTAACATCTGGTCTGAGGACTTTGTGTTTTAACATCTGGTCCGAGGACTTTGTGTTTTAACACCTGGTCTGAGGACTTTGTGTTTTAACATCTGGTCTGAGGACTTTGTGTTTTAACACCTGGTCCGAGGACTTTGTGTTTTAACACCTGGTCTGAGGACTTTGTGTTTTAACATCTGGTCCGAGGACTTTGTGTTTTAACACCTGGTCCGAGGACTTTGTGTTTTAACATCTGGTCTGAGGACTTTGTGTTTTAACATCTGGTCTGAGGACTTTGTGTTTTAACAGTTGGCCTGAGGACTCAGTGTTTTAAAATTTGACCTGAAAActacaaaaatgtttcaacttcTGACCTGGGGATTTCACCCGAGGACTGCAGGGtggtttttcttcttcaaaatctGACCAAAAGACTGAAGTATTTCTTTCAACATTCAACCTGTGTAAATAGACACCAGAATAACTAACTTTTATGAAGATTGCATCTATAATGTTATTAATCATTTATCCAATTACCTGTCGAAGGTCAATCCAGATGAAGATAGCTGCTGGTCTCACCAGATGTGGTATCCCTAGCTTAGTCAGTTCCTGTGACATGAACTTATGAGACTCCTTAAGTCGCTGACAATTTGTTAACATGAAGTTGGTCATCCATTCTGAAAGCATATACAGACACTGTCATGATTGgttttacatacatactgatataattgatataaaaatgtcaaaaccaaCAAATACACGCAACTATTTGCTCTTTGACTCTACCTAGCCCAGATCTGTCAGGCTTGTCATGATGTTCCTATCTTTACTGAGAAGTTCTCTACACCAAGCCAACTGGGGAGTCGAGGGGTGTACTCCTCACATCactatacataaacacttgagATTGTTTGATTATAACATAGTGGTATGATTACTAACTCAAGTACTCAAAGACATTTAACATTGTGCATGCGTATCAATTGACTGCATTCATGTCGCCATCTAAACTGGAGAATGATTTTTGGTGTAAAATGGGTCTAAAAATAAATGGATTCTGGGGTTGTCAACATTGGATACACTCCCCTGCCAGAACTGGCCATGGGTCTAGtggttttgaataaaaacactataaatcataaatatatacCTTCATCAGCCAGTAGTTGGTTTAGAGTCACCTGTGTAGGACTTGATGCACAGAAAAAGAAAGCTATTTTTCCAAGTGCTGAGATTACTTGTTTATTCCAGGAATAAATTGCACCACATCTTAATCCAGACATACAAAAATCCTGTAACCCAATTGAGaaacattacattatgtattactctCACAATATGGGTGTTTGCACCCAAGGATCTGGATCAGTGGTTACACACGTCTAGAGGTGAGGATGACAGAGATGCATATGAGGGCCTGGACTCTTAAGATAGATGACATGAgccttaaaaagacaattttaatCATGTAGCACTGATAGGTTTATGCTAGTCTAGTGCTACCCTTCATCGAATCTCTTtacgtctagctcaatgaggtcatgagatgaaatttaccattcatccacagccacccacacagtcattaacatcatgtctttgttaatcaatcacagaattctaaccaataacgagttggggggggggggggggggcagttacataatgtccaaatatggtatatttttcAGTTGGGGATGCTACTTATGTattcattgtttacatcattctaacagttgggtttactcatttgcatgcacaacttttggttcatgattgaGTCATTTGATCAGACAGGGTTAGAGATGATTCAATGTCAAGTTTGCATCCAGATTTATGcatgtgtattttttgtatggTCAATACTTGTACTGAAACATTATTATAACTGAATTATTAATCTAGTTTGCCTAGTTGTTATACCACACAGTTACTAGTGATTACGGAACATATTTCAGTAAGTAAAGGTCCACAACGAAGCATGCAAGTCCTCAGTTATATAGCATACTAACACCATGGCTATGTTTGTAgtgatgacttgatgatattcattatacaacTACCGGTACATCCCTAcctcttattttcacatatacaccaGCATTGAACACTCAAACCTGATCATAATCAttggttgtcaggggcaacgtgGTATTAGTACAATAACAAGTATAATGCTTCATGAGAAACaaaaagtaacagaaaaatgtgacaaaaatggTTAGATCTTGACCGAATGTGTGCCCTTTATAAATTTCATTTACCAGTAATCTTACATTTACATCCAGTAGGATATCTCTAGCAAATAATCATAGAATATGGCAATTTCAATACCCATTCGTCATCCATAtagcattttaaaaatatattgggAAAAGATCGCTAGACtatttatacatactgtatgtgtaacactgacatttttttaaagataaataTACTGTCTCAAGTTGGCTCATGTCCCCTTAAGCTATATGATCTATTCaaaattcactttcatatcgatgtcaaatttgataaaatagatTTTGTGATTTACCTTTGAAAATCCCCAAATAAAATGTGTTCTTTGTGGATCTGGTAAGTTATCTAAACTCAATACACTCACAAACTTTGTGTCATCTTGGAAAACTGAAAACATGTAGATTTCATCAAGTATCACATGTAATTTATGTCTGcaagaaaatataaatgaagATGAGAACCCAACTTTTAAATTCAACTAGCATAATATGACAGCACCCCACGACAcatgagtgtaagtgtggcatactaGGGGTacttgcatgagtgcttgcagtgttctctgcggtcgtactttcatgagtgtagtaAGTGAAAGTactgcagaaaacactgcaagcacgagtgcaaacaCCCCCGAtcgagtacccacactggaactcatgtggcatggggttctgttattattacatgttttatctgaaatggcaaatttccataaaaatcatacaacGTGATTGCACGTTTatttaacataattataccagtgccagtaacaTCAAATTAagaaaaatcaagaaaattaatggcaattttgagcattttgacacagcagaaccagtgacatagacatgcatgtCGTGACATGGAtgtgtgttgtcatgatgtagaacaaccagggtataaattccatatttgtttgtttgttcaacttggcttgtgcatatGGTATAATTATCTCTATTTGTATAAGCTTTCCTCTCATTCAGAGTATTCAAACTGTGTCCCTCAAATTGAATTACTGGAAACGTCATAATTATAGTCAGTTGGAAATCAAGGAAATATTGCATGCTCAATCAAATTGTCATACTACCCTGttaattcatacacaagttctcttcttccacttttgattgagagaCAGACATGTTTGGACAAGTACTTTCCCACCTGAAATCACATATATTGAAGCTACTGTTTTCACACCTCCagtttactcaacacctccagcaaatttgaatcattctgtcagatccagttagacactgaagaaggacaaacgatttattcaaaacatgtctgtttctcaatcaaagagaacttgtgtatgaaatCTTAGCGCTTCCATGACGTGTTCATACTTGTTAATCATTccaatgaaaatatttgcaataaTTGTTATAATAATTAACACATACCTTTTTGCAAACTGCAAGCAATCTTTTAAAAGTTGTTCAGAATAAACATCACCCAGAGGATTATGTGGGTtcatcaaaaacaaaacacGTACATTAATATCCTGCAAAGAAAATAGAACTAT
This window contains:
- the LOC144448572 gene encoding 1-aminocyclopropane-1-carboxylate synthase-like protein 1, with translation MDKLVLSDKDSGTDDSLLSQRGDNYLKTSVILEHGASAWQQNKYHKEKNPQGIINLGTAENIISHDLVAEKLSQLDNPFKVSSNELLRYQPYTGMPELKTSMTSFLNKHSNVYQPLDPANLVILNGCGPCIAALAQVLCNAKDAWLISTPYYASVQKDVQRLADVQLVHADLTSQSADGNGEPFQLTVSVLEEALLRAQKQDINVRVLFLMNPHNPLGDVYSEQLLKDCLQFAKRHKLHVILDEIYMFSVFQDDTKFVSVLSLDNLPDPQRTHFIWGFSKDFCMSGLRCGAIYSWNKQVISALGKIAFFFCASSPTQVTLNQLLADEEWMTNFMLTNCQRLKESHKFMSQELTKLGIPHLVRPAAIFIWIDLRQYISPLTFENELLLYQEFLDCGVYIPAGKGFFCSEPGWFRMVFTIPRDWQDKALKRIAAVLMKRK